ATCTTGCCACGGTGGGCGCAGTGCGAAACCTGCGCCGACGTGATCCACGCTCATCTCTGCGGCAAGGTCAAGTCAGGGCGAGATCCCAGCCGGGGATGGTTTTGCCTGTGCTGGTTCGACGCCGTTCTCGGCAACGGCATGGCCCGTCGATGCTCGACGAAATCAACTGGTCGGGGATGACGCAGGCCTATGCCCTGCGGATGACATTCCCGAGCTGCTGCGTGCGACCGCCGACCGCCTCGACGAGCTATGGAACTACTCTTCGGGCGTCCCGATCATCGCGGAGCGGCAAGCGCTGGAGACTCTGATGCTACGGCGGCGGTGCGTCGTTCGTTTCGGCGGTGACCCGTCTCGGGAAACCAGCCCAACCGGGCCGCCTGGTAGCCGAGCTGCATCCGGGTCTGCACCCGCGCCAGGTCCATCAGCCGGCGGACCCGGCGCTGCACCGTCCGAAGGGACGTGCGGAGATGGCCGGCGACCGCCTGGTCGGTCAGCCCGGCGAGCAGCAGGGTCAGGATCCGGACGTCGAGGTCGTCCACCCCGGTGCCGGAGAAGCCGTCCGCCGAGGTCACCACCTCGGTGGCGGTCGCCCACTCCCGCTCGAACAGAGCGATCAACGCGTCCAGCAGGCCGCTGCGGTGCACCAGCAGGGCGCCGGTGGTGGCCACGTCCGGCGAGCTGACCAACGGGACGATGGCGATCTCCCGGTCGACGATGAGCAGCTTCAGGGGCAGGCTCTCCGCGACGCGGAGCTCCTCCCCGGCGTTGTGGGCGGCCCAAATGCTGTCGATGTCCCCGTCGTCGTCGAGCATGGCGCGCTCCAGCAGTACCCGGTAGTGCACGCCCCGGGCCACGGCGGTGTCTTCCGCGGTGTTGTCTCGGGCGCTGATGATCTCCACCGGCGGCTTGACGAAGGCCATCACCTCCGTACGCGCCCCGAGCTGGAGTAGCTCCAGCTGCTGCCGCAGGGCCGGCGCGCCAATGATCACGTCGACCACCTCGGCGACGCCCCGACCGGCGCTCGCCGCCCGGTACAGCTCGGTCAACGAGCTCAGTTCCAGCTCGGCGAGGCGAAGCTCGTTCTGCCGTTGCCGCAGCATCGCACCGAACGCGGTGGCCGGTGGGGAGGCGACGAAGCGGGCGATGTCTCCCACGCTGCGCGCGGCCAGTCCTCTGTCCTCCAGCACGGCGAGGATCCGGGCCGCCTCGCTCTCGGCCGTGCCGAGCTGAGCCGCCAGCTCGGCAGGGGCGGCCGAGGCCATGGAGACCAGAGCCCGGTACGCCCGCGACTCCTCGGTGTCCACTCCCAGCACGTCCTGCACCTTGTCACGCCTCCGCCGTCGTGGATCGGCACAAGTGTGGCGGCTTTACGTCAAGGAGGAAAGCCGCCAGGGCTGAGGCGTTGCCCCGGCGGGCAGCCCCGTCCGAGGGTTGGCGGCGTTCACCGTCTTCACAGAGAGGCCACCCATGCGACGACGTCTCCGCCGGCTGGTCGCCGCCGCGGCTGCGGCGGCCATCGCGGCCGTACCGGGGACGCCGGCCGCCGCCGGCAACCCCGTCACGCCGTCCGTCCCGGCAGCCACCGGCACCACCGCCACCGTCACGCTGATCACCGGCGACGTCGTCCGGGTCACCCACCCGGGCTCCGGTCCCGACGTGGTCACCATCGACCAGCGCGCCGGCTCCACCGGCGGGATCCAGACCCAGACTCTCGGCGGCGACCTGTACGTCATTCCCGACGCGGTGCAGCCGTATCTGGCCGCCGACCGGCTCGACAGGGAACTGTTCAACGTCACCGACCTGATCGAGGACGGCTTCGACGACGCGCACGCGGCCGCGCTGCCGCTGATCGCCACGTACCCCCGCAGCGCCTCGGCCCGAACGGCCGCGCCGAACCCGCCGGCCAGGGCCCGCAAGGTCCGCGATCTGCGCAGCATCAACGGCATGGCGATCAGCACGGCCAAGCGGGACGCGGGGTCGTTCTGGCGGGCGCTGGCCCCGGCCGCGGGCTCCGACCGGTACGCCGGCGGCGTCGGCAAGATCTGGCTAGACGGCCGGGTGAAGGTCGACCTCGCCGACAGCGTCGCCCAGGTGGGCGCGCCGAGCGCCTGGGCCGACGGGTACGACGGCAAGGGCGCCACCGTCGCCGTTCTCGACACCGGTGTGGACGCCACCCACCCGGACCTCGCCGGGAAGATCAAGGAATCCGTCTCCTTCGTGCCGGGCTCCGACACCGTGGACCGCCGGGGCCACGGCACCCACGTCGCCTCGACGGTGGCCGGCAGCGGCGCCGCCTCGGGTGGCACCGAGAAGGGCGTCGCGCCCGGCGTGGACCTGGTCATCGGCAAGGTGCTCGACGACAACGGATCCGGTTTGAACTCGTGGGTCATCGCGGGCATGGAGTGGGCCGCGCACCACGCCAGGGTCGTCAACATGAGCCTCGGCTCGCCGGAGCCCAGCGACGGCACGGACCCGATGGCCGAGGCGGTCAACCGCCTGACCGCGGAGACCGGCGCGCTGTTCGTCATCGCTGCGGGCAACAACTACGGCGAGACGACCATCGGCAGCCCCGGCGCCGCCGACGCCGCGCTCACCGTCGCCGCCGTTGACGGCACGGACGTCCGAGCCAACTTCTCCAGCCAGGGCCCCCGCTTGGGCGACAACGGCTTGAAGCCCGACGTCGCCGCCCCCGGGGTGCAGATCCTCGCCGCCCGGGCCGCGCAGAGCCCCGGCAGCGGCAGCTACGTGACGATGAACGGTACCTCCA
The Micromonospora sp. R77 DNA segment above includes these coding regions:
- a CDS encoding helix-turn-helix domain-containing protein; translated protein: MLGVDTEESRAYRALVSMASAAPAELAAQLGTAESEAARILAVLEDRGLAARSVGDIARFVASPPATAFGAMLRQRQNELRLAELELSSLTELYRAASAGRGVAEVVDVIIGAPALRQQLELLQLGARTEVMAFVKPPVEIISARDNTAEDTAVARGVHYRVLLERAMLDDDGDIDSIWAAHNAGEELRVAESLPLKLLIVDREIAIVPLVSSPDVATTGALLVHRSGLLDALIALFEREWATATEVVTSADGFSGTGVDDLDVRILTLLLAGLTDQAVAGHLRTSLRTVQRRVRRLMDLARVQTRMQLGYQAARLGWFPETGHRRNERRTAAVASESPALAAPR